The Diceros bicornis minor isolate mBicDic1 chromosome 23, mDicBic1.mat.cur, whole genome shotgun sequence genomic interval CACAAAATGTCTCCCAACGAAACCCTGTTCCTGGAGAGCACCAACAAGATCTGCAGGGAAGATGTTTCCAACAGCTCCTTTGTCAATTTTCAGATTTGGGACTTCCCAGGACAGATTGACTTTTTTGACCCTACGTTTGACTATGAGATGATCTTCCGGGGAACAGGAGCGCTGATATTTGTCATTGACTCGCAGGTAAAGCTCAGTCTCGGGGTGCAGTGGGCCTGCAGCACCCCCAtaggcagcccctcctcccccgtGTTCAAACAAGTTCCTTTGTGatggttttggtttggtttttggaATCGAGAACAGGCCTTTCTACCAAACACGCGTTGCTCAGTTCGGGCTGTCAGGCTTTGCAAAGGAGAAAGGCTCcctccaggcagccctggcagcagCGGCGTTAGGGGGCTGTGTGCGTCTCCGCAAACCATAGGCCTAGGAAACCCCACACATGGAGGGGACCATCATACAGGCCAAAGACTGCAGACATGTGTCCCCCCTCTGGTACTCTTGGCAGACATCTATAAAAGGTCACATCTGCAACGAAAGTGCggataaatttacattttaaaatgtttaaaatatttgctatgaaGATAAAGTTCTGTGTgaacatttttcttctgaaacaaATTATCGTAATGATTACTAGTGCACAATTGATTAAGACAGCATAAGTATTATGTATTTTATAGGTaactaaatataaaaagtaaaatttgagaTAACTATATCTCTTAAGAGGATAGatatttttccacttaatttatgTATCTATGCTTGAATAAGACAGGATTTGGCATCAAttccatttttgtcttttgtttgtaTAGATGTAAGCACTGAGAAACCTTGTTCATGTAAATAAGTAGGTGGATATGGGTTGTGTTTTGTGGCAGTGTCCGCTCAGTTATTTAAACTTCTTCCAAGTTATATCTGCTCAATTACCCAATTTTCTATCTCGAAAAATTTCTTTTAGTAGTTTATCAGTAGACATCCTGATTgtatccttctttttctttgctgaaagCAGAGAACTGGGAACCCCTTGACTGGTGAAGAGCCCTATTACTCAGGCATTAGAGTCATTCAGTTGATCAGGATTCAGAACTAGTCGTCTGAATTGTGTCTTTGGCACTGGGTTTTATACTCTGGCCTTTCTCCTGTGAAGTGGGAGCAGGGCTGGTGGttaaaggaggagaggagggaagtagGAGGGCCGCAGGTGCATCTCAGGCAGGTCAGTGTTAGGAACGAGTCCAGGCAGCAGGATGGGGCCTCTGACGCTCTTCAAACTGCCCCCCGTCCAAGTGCTCTTAGCAAGTGTCTGTGATGCACGGCCCAGCCTGAAAGCCCTCCCAAGGGCTCTCTTTTGCAGCTGTGGGGGAATCAAAGGCAACATGCGCTACAGGAATGCGCTAAACCAACTCTTAAGTCCAGGTCTTGCCGTTTTCCTGAAACTGTGGACCTACAATCAGACAGGTGCCCGAGCATCCCGGCCCTTCCCGGAGCCCCAGTGGTGTTAGGGAGGcagggctgtgaagactgttagAAGTGATGGTTCTGAGCCCACACTTGGAAAACCGTTCTCTGAGAAGACTGCTTGTGCCTGAGAGCACCATAAATTCATTCACGGAACTAGGTGCCTGTTTAATATAGTAATGAAATTTTCTACTAAACCTTTTAGTTCCAAGCGACTGCACTATGTACTTCTGGTGTAGCTGTGGGAGCATGGCCATATGGTTAGAagggtttctttcttccttttttggtggggtggggagggggagactTTCAATTCCAGTGCCTGGTCCATGAACAGCACTGCCTCTCCTCCCACGGCCCGTCCAGAAATGCGAGCTTGTAGACATCTGCATCGGGTCCAGGGCCTGCTGTCAGTCGCTGCTTTCCTGGCTGTCCCACTTGTACTGACCTGTTTTCTCGCCCATCTGTGGCCTTGGCAGTCTCCCCTGCCTTCCTGCCTCAGATCTGCCAGCACCATAAATTAGGGAGCCTGGAGCCCGAGAGCAACAGCCGGGTTGTGTGCACGCTGCTACAGGGAAGGCAAGGCTCCAGCGATGTCACACTCATCTGTGTCTTCTGAGCGGCGTTTTCTCCCTAAGTCACACGGCCACTGTTTCTGTAGTTGAATTAGGTAGCAGCAGTGGTAGCGCTACCTACGGATAAGTAGATTCCAACTCGATGACTCATCCTTTGAAGACAGTGGCTTAGTAGGTCCTTACTTCAAGACTGTATGGGGCTACGTAGCACTTTGCATTTATGGAATTCAAATTCCCAGTGCAACTCTCTCTCAGGGGTTTGTAATATTGCTATAATGTGTCTAAAATAAGTATACttgtgtcttcttcttcttcttctttttttttttttttgctgaggaagatttgccctgagctaacgtctatgccagtcctcctctattttgtttgtgggttgccgccacagcatggccagcaacagatgaatggtgtaggtccatgcctgggaaccgaacctaggCCGAGGAAGCAGaacgcaccgaacttaaccactaggccacggggccggcccctcacttgCCTCTTTTTAAATTGCAGCTGTAATTTCGTTTTAATTTTACctaaacacaaaaaaatgaacctttAATTTGGGTTGGTAAAtgtgtttttggtttattttatttcttcgtttgttggggtttttttagCTATAGGGCAGAGAATGGTAGAAGAATGTTGGAGAAATCCATCTTTTTAAGTTACACTTTTAAAAAGCTAGGAAAAGAATTGTTGAGAGCTGTTATTTACTAAAAATCAGGAATGATTAAATAAGCAGTTTCAGAGTCTGTCTGATATACTTTCTATTGGAAGCAGACTGTAAAAATCAGCCTTGTGGGAATCTTTACATGATGTGATTACAAGCACTGAAATGAAAACCAAACTTGAGGGAAGTGTCCCAGCAGCACTTGAATGTCATCGCCTTTATTTCTAAGCAGTGCTCTGCTGGTCTGGcacctaatatttttattcttccgTGTGAATTCCTCACCATCACAGGATCGCCAGATAAATACATCACCAAGGAGAGAATGTGTCCTCACAGAATGctgtaaaataaaagagaatgaaagcaTCAAGGGTGATTTCCCGTGAGCTAAATGAGTGACACTGCCCGCCCCCTGGCAGAGCCCACAGAATGTACCACGTCCCCAGGGCCACCCTCGGCCCCTGAAGCCATTTCACATGTGCCTTGGGATCCAAAATAGAGTGTCTGTTGGCTTGACCCACGTGAGTGATTGTGACCTGCCTGTAATTCCTAGATCTAATTTTGGAATAGAAACTACGCagcatatttttcctttatttttatttgttgtagAAGATAATAACAAACacagtagaaaaaaatcattcacaATCCCTCTGCTCTCATAAAccaagtattttcttctttttaatgtcatttttaGTCCTGGCAGCTATATACCACTTCATCCATTTGTTGGTAATCAGACCATTTTACATGCTTGGCGGGGAGGTCAGAGCAGCAATTTCCAGTCTTCTGAGAGTGTGAGGCTCTTGGCATTGGCTGCTTTTGCTCACAGACCTCCCCTTAACTCGCCTCTTCAGTTAAAGACATAGGCAATAACACTTTTTTTAgatgtaatttacatacaataaaatgcactcattctaagtgcacaattcagtaaGTTTGACAAAGGTACACACCTTGTAACCACCTCACAATCAAGGTAGAGAATATTTCCACCACCCTAAAGGGTTCCTTTGTGTCCTTTCTCAGACGGCCACCAAACCCCAGCCACAGGCAACTGCTCATTTGCTTTCTGTCGCTATAGTAGAGTGTGAAGGATGAGAAAGACTCCATTTGCTGTTTTTCTCTCGTCATAGTTTCCTATTAGTATctttaatattttgatttatctaAAGACTAGggatacatttttattaattcagtTTGGGGAGTAGACAAATGCCAAAAACATCCCCCCTGTTTTAGTGGCTTTCTGTATTTATCCAGGTTTGGAGTCAGAATGGGGGGTGAAATGTCCTTTAAATTGTGTCCTGCAGATCCTTTCCCTTTTTTTGGTATAAAAACGAGACCTGTTCACACACTTTAAATTGGCAATAGTTAAGAGATCTGACAACACTGAGTGTTGATGAGGGTCTGGAGCATGGGGTGCTCTTACACATGTAGTCAAGTTCAAGGGGCTCATTCCTATGACCTGACAAGTCCACCTTCTGGGTAAGCCCTGAAAACTCACAAACAGGCACAAAGATGTGTACACGAGACTGTCCACGTTATCATATAGTTAGTGTCTGAACTAGCACATAACTGGAAACATCTGACTGTCCATCAGTAGGCAAATATATGGTAAATTATAGaccatccatacaatgaaattttATAGAGCCATTAAAAGAAATTATGCACTAGAGTAATGTGCTTCAGCCTACGTGAATCTCACTAACATTATGTTGACTGAAAAAGGCAAActgtaatatacatgcaccttgatatttctgtaaattttaaaacaatgtggATGAATTCTTGTATGTTGTTTAGGGATACATATGTATGTAGTAATATATAAGGAAATGAGTGAGAAGAAATGCTAAACTTGGGgtagtggttacctctggaggGTGGAGGGTAGAGTGAGGctgggaggatggggagaaacACACAGGGCTTCAGTGTCCAGTGTTTGATTTCTTAAACAGAGAGGTGCATACACAGGTGTTCATTATGTTATTATATGAGTATCtataggaaggagaaaaaaataatattgtgtTATTTGGGGCAATTAATCTagaccagaggtcagcaaactttttctgtaagggccagatggtaaatattttaggctttgcaggctgtaCTATCTCTGAGGAGTTTCCGTAGAGGAAAACCACTCAGCTCTGCCACGGTaccacaaaagcagccatagaccatCTGCAAACCAATGactgtggctgtgtttcaataaaactttacttacacaCAACAGGCAGTGGCCCAGTTTGGCCTGAGGGCCAtcgtttgctgacctctgctctagACCAGTGGTGCTTAACATTTTCCCTCCTggctccttccccatcctcccagtGACCCGTATCATGTTTTCATCTCTGACTGTTCATCACAGTTCACCAAGACACTCGAAATCTGGGAGCAGTAGTATCTCAGGGAAGGTCCTGGGTGGTGAGGGGTCATTTTCAGTTCATAAAACTGCAGCTCTGATCCTTCTGACTATCGTCAGCTAAATCAGCACTGCCTACAGCTACATTTTTCTGGcctttctttttcatctctttgttAACAAAACTTAAGTTTTCAATCTTCCATTCTGTGAGAGCAGCTTTTATTTGgacttttgcaaaatatttttgggGGTTGTACTCACATGGTTTTCAGATTAAGAGTGTATGTGGAAGAAAAAACATGGTCACTGTGAATTGAGGTGATGTTCaggttaattagcttgactggggggatcatttcacaatgtgtacgtACGTCAAAAcgtcacattgtacaccttaaatatatgcaatGCTTGCTTATCaatcacacctcaataaagctggtaaaaaaaaaaagtgttggggtcagcccagtggcgtagtggttaagttaccGCATTCTACTTTGGCTGCGGCCCAGAGTTCATAGTTTCgtatcccaggtgcggacctacacaccactcatcaagccacgctgtggtggcatcccacatgcaaaatagaggaagattggcacaggtgttagctcagggacaatcttcctcaagcaaaaagagggagattggcaacagatgttagctcagggtgaatcttcctcaccaaaaaaaaaaaaaagtatatgtggAAGGCAGCTTGAAAGGGTTCAGGAAGCAAAGCAGCCTCTCCTAACAGGCGCATGCCTTTGTTCCTAGGATGATTACATGGAAGCCCTGGCCAGGCTGCACCTCACGGTGACCAGGGCCTACAAAGTGAACACTGACATCAACTTCGAGGTGTTTATTCATAAAGTGGATGGTCTGTCAGATGACCACAAAATCGAAACCCAAAGAGATATTCACCAGAGGGCAAATGATGACCTTGCAGATGCTGGATTAGAAAAAATTCACCTCAGGTGAGAACAGAATCCCCTCGGGGTCACAGAAAAAAGGAAGTTTGGGGTCCAGAGTCACCACGAGTGGTTTGGCTTGGGCAGTAATTTACCTTTTTACCCTGTTTTGTGACATTGGGATAGTATTTGGGAAAAGCAGACTTTGCATGTGCTAGTTCTAATCTTTGGGAAAGGCAGCgggggtttaaaaaaaattttttttaacgaaTGGTCAAAGCTAAGGTTCTTTCCCCATgtgaaaaacacataacataaaacccATGAACCTAATCCAGGGAGTTAATCGATGCTGAAGTTTATAGTTCTTGATAAATATGATAGTATCGATAATCATAAGTAATGGAGTGCTCCAAAAATAATCCGAATAGAAATAAGTGCAGAGGAAATCCACTTCTCTGTAATTTTTTGTGGAGTAGTATCTGCATCCTTCATTTTGCAAATTGGAAAATGAAACGATTAGATGCTTCTGTATCTATAATATAACTGTTACTGACCTAAGAGGCGTGTGTGAAGATGGTGTGGTGTGGATTCTCCCGCAGGAGGTGAGGAAGCCCGCCGGTATGGGCGTTTTCTGCTGCACTTTTAAGCTTTCCAGTCCAGATAGTCAGCAGACAGGAATGGGCACAGTTCTCGCTTTTTTGGGAGTTGGGCAGGAATGGCTTGTTAAGACGTGTGCATTTTTTACCAAGGTtgttttgaattctgaaggaggCTAGAATGTGTGTGTGAGAACTGGAGTAGACACAGAAGGAGGGTATCGGTGTTAGGACATGGCCTAAGCAATCTATTCCTCAGTTAACAAAGGGAAAAGATACTGAAATATTGTTTCCTCTTTCAGCTTTTATCTGACAAGCATATATGATCATTCAATATTTGAAGCTTTTAGCAAAGTGGTTCAGAAACTCATTCCACAACTCCCCACCCTGGAGAATTTGCTAAACATCTTTATCTCCGTAAGTAAATAATATCATCCTGTGAGAGTCATGTGCAGACTTTAAGAATAACATTGATCTTGTTTCTGCTTGCTCTTACAGCATTCCAAGGTCACTGAAGTATTATTTTTGAAGATTGCTCCTACATATTGTTTTAGGTCCTTTAAAATTTAACTCCTAAAACGGATTCTTGTACTTCACTGGTATAATTGGAGTGTTTATTCAAGTTGTAGGCAATCATTCACTGTTAATAGAGTCCTACCAGAGGTAGGGAGCATTAAAGTTGGTTTTAGCTATAAGATGTatattgttgaatatttttttttttaattttatttatttattttttcccccaaagccccagcagatagttgtatgtcatagttgcacatccttctaattgctgtatgtgggacacggcctcagcatggctggagaagcggtgcctcagtgagtacccgggatctgaagcccgggccgccagcagcggagtgcgcacacttaaccgctaagccacagggccggcccttgttgaatattttttgtatatttatcctTATGAATGATGTGCTGGCTGAATGACTCCTAAAACCCATCAGCTCTAGGCAGGCTCCGCAAAGTAGAATTAAGGCAGACCTGTTGGTTGTACTCACATTTATCCTCACTGCACAATTTTTAGTTTGTTCgtttagagttttaaaatttagtttttaatttaaaatcagtAAAATTAGTGTTTTTACTTGACTTTTTTCCTAACATCTCTAAGAGTCAGGAAACACTGCCCAATTTGTTTACCTAAAGTAAATAATTTGTGATAATTGATTCCAGTTTTCATTTGTTATGCAAGTCCATTATAAAGAAGTTTCTGACAGTGAGGTTTAAATTGTAATAAAATGGAACATCCtaaatttttattaacttaattttttcttGTTCATATTTTACACTGATGATGGTGTATAATTTTATGTAACCATGACATGGTCTGAAATGAGCTGTGACTTTAAGGCAGCATCTTTTTGTTTCAGAATTCTGGAATTGAAAAGGCATTTCTATTTGACGTGGTCAGTAAAATTTACATTGCAACTGATAGTACCCCAGTGGATATGCAGACCTATGAACTCTGCTGTGATATGATCGATGTGGTCATCGACATCTCTTGTATCTATGGGTAAGTAAGACTTCTTGAAGGCTACGATTGAGCCATCCTTCTCTTTCATAACCTTTGAGACATTTTACATTTACTtatttgattttaattcttttattttaaatgattgagatctataaataaatataccatTTAGCAtgcaataaaaataacagaaaatgctGAGTAAATGCCTGGCATTGTGCTAATAATTTCATTGCATCCATTATATCATCTAATTCTCCACTATTCCATGAGGTGGGAATttctaaccccattttacagattgggaaGCTGAGAGTTAGAGTGGTTAAGCTTGGAACCCTGCTCACACTGTCAACAAAGGGCGGAACTAGAATTTGAACTTAAGTCTAACTGAATCCTGGTTCCTCTACTGAAAAATCTGTCATCGTATCATAATGTCATTTACACTTGGGAGAGACTAATAGGATCCTTGAATTCTGCATAAATATCTCATGTTAACAAGAGTTCTATTATCTTCTTTACTACAGTAAATAActgctaggtttttttttttaatatacttttgaTTGTCTTCTGTTGTGGGCAGCAGAGAATTATAGAACTAAGCAAACAACATTACCTGTTTGTGACTATGGTCTTAACATTCTTAGAAAACAGAACTTCCTGTAgccttaaaataatataaaatagacaAGGAGTGGGGAAAACTGATTGTGTTACCAGACACAGAAACAATTGCGCATAATTATAAATTTGCTGAATGGGTGTTGTACGGAGTGAATGGGTGTGAACTAGTTTGCCTGTCTTATTCAGACATCAGGTTGTATTGCATCTTATATCCTCATCCAGTCATTGGTGAGGTAAAGCTTTTGTTCATCTTCCTCTTTACTCACTGGCTGTGACCTGCCTTACacagcctcctcttcctcctcctccttcagcttCTGTGAGAATCTCAGTCTCACCATTTCTCTCTTCCACTGGCTGAAAATCCTTTGCCCACTAGTTCAGATTCTCTCTGTTAGCTCTGTtacacacaggtacacacacagTCCCTTCTGTTATGAAATAGGGAAAGCGATACTTACCTCACAGGACTGTAGTGAGGGTGAAATATCGCTGGGCTCCCCCTGGTAGGCCCTGGATAAATGTAGCTGCCGTTATTATTATTAGTATAAACACTGCCATCTGGCTTTAGAAACAGAGCTTATTTCCCAGGATTACTGCCCTGCGGTACTCTCTTGTTTTTAAACTGTAAGTGGATGACCTTGAGTCATGGAAGCTGAATGTACCCTGATTACAGTCTAGAGTGCCGGGGTAATCAAATACAATGAACAGCACCGTTAATCTGGCACATATTCAATGAGATGCATAATCAGTATTTTGCCATATGGTAATTAGACATAAGTGGTAAGTTGTTCATGTGCATTATGTTAATCAGAGTCACTCTTACCCAGCTAAAACAAACacggggagggaggggctgggaggccGGAGCTGGGCCTTGCCGCCGGGTTGTTTTTCTGTGGTGGAGTGCAGTGTTCCTGAGAACCCACCTGGTTCAGTAAGAACCAGTCTGGGTCACAAATGGGACATGGGTTCTGGGGTTTCGTCAGACTGTTTGCTGGAGCAGCAGTGAGCCAGCCCGGTTAACCAGCAGGCGGCGGGcggagaatgaggaagcaggcagccTGTGAGTGGAGGTCTGCTGCCAGGTCTCCGCTGCCCGGTGGAGACCAGCAGGCCCTAGAGGCGGGTGACCTGCTGCCTCGGCGGGTCTGCTCTGGAACTCAGCTGAGATTCTGCTCCGGCGGGCGGCTCTATGCGCACAAGCACGTGCACGCTTTCAAATACCTTCCATCTTCTTGTGTTTTATGGCTTTGTAGATGAGAACTTGAGTAATAGAACATAGTTGTTGCAGTTGTAAAACCCAACCAATTTCTACttataatatttttgttcttttttgtttctactctgtttattgtttacttttttcttttttttttataatttttatttatttattttttccccaaagccccagtagatagttgtatgtcatagctgcacatccttctagttgctgtatgtgggacgcggcctcagcatggcccgagaagcggtgctttgcgcgcccgggattgaacccaggctgccagcagcggagcgcgcgcacttaactgctaagccatggggccggcccaatgtttccttcttttctgattatgaaagtaatacatgctcattGCAGAAAATGCAtgaaagtataaagaataaaattaaaataggccATAATCTCATCACCTAGAGATAGtcactattaacatttttatatactttattcTTATTTCTGTGTGTAATTTTTAGGATAATGTGATAACTTTGTATACGTAATTTTAAATcctgttttttttcatttaacattatcaCCTAAGAATTTTCCTGTTATTAAATGCTGTTAATAAACAATGTTTAGTATCTATATAGTATTATATTTACTTGGAAATTTTAAATTCACCTTTCTCCATTgggtaaaaaattttaatatttcagcTTACTGTTCTCAGAACATTACTTATAAGCAAGAGAAATTCAGTCTAAAAAACAGCTAAAAATACTGCAAAGAGCTAAGAATTCTGTTAAAGCATCTTTTACATCTGAGATCCAACACttcttaaagatttttctttaatgtttttgtAGGTAATAGTGTTGAATCCTTTTCTGAAAAGCTAACTTTcacaatttactttttttttaaattttatttatttatttatttccgccaaagccccagtagatagttgtatgtcatagctgcacatccttctagttgctgtatgtgggacgcggcctcagcatggccggagaagtggtgtgttgcgtgccagggatccgaacccaggctgccagcagcggagcgcacgcacttaaccgct includes:
- the RRAGD gene encoding ras-related GTP-binding protein D; amino-acid sequence: MSQVLGKPQPEDEDDDEEEDELVGLADYGDGPDSSDADPDSGAEEGVLDFSDPFSTEVKPRILLMGLRRSGKSSIQKVVFHKMSPNETLFLESTNKICREDVSNSSFVNFQIWDFPGQIDFFDPTFDYEMIFRGTGALIFVIDSQDDYMEALARLHLTVTRAYKVNTDINFEVFIHKVDGLSDDHKIETQRDIHQRANDDLADAGLEKIHLSFYLTSIYDHSIFEAFSKVVQKLIPQLPTLENLLNIFISNSGIEKAFLFDVVSKIYIATDSTPVDMQTYELCCDMIDVVIDISCIYGLKEDGAGTPYDKESTAIIKLNNTTVLYLKEVTKFLALVCFVREESFERKGLIDYNFHCFRKAIHEVFEVRMKVVKSRKVQNRLQKKKGATPNGTPRVLL